TGCCAGGATGGCTGAACTATTGAGCGTGTCGCCGGGTTTGGCGCCCGCAGATCTGATGGTGGTGCTGATAGACGGGGAGATGGACAGCTGGTCGTTCAGCCATGGCCGCCAGGCCTCCGCCTTGAGCCGGCAGGAGCTGCAATTATGCTGACCATGCAATATCGCATCGCGCTGCCGGCCGATTATCCGATGTCAGCCATCGAGACGCGCATCGCCGAGCGCGGCCACTTGACCGACGGCTTGCCGGGGCTGGCTTTCAAAGCCTACTTGTATGCGATCAAAGGCGAGGCCGGCGCGGTGTCCAACGCCTATGCGCCATTCTATCTATGGCGGGCCGCGGAGGGCATGCGCGACTTTTTATCCGGTCCTGGCTTCGCGGCGCTGAGCGAGTCCTTCGGCCGGCCTGTTGTCCAAAGCGCTTTGGTCTGGCTTGCCAAATGGAAGGACGACGCGGCGCAAGCCCGCCACGCTGTGATCGAGCGCTTGCCGTTGCCTGCAGAAACAAGCTTGGCGGCCCGGCGCGCGGCCGAGGCGGATTGGGGACAAACGCAACTGCTCGATTCGAACACGCTGGCGGCGGCAAGCGCTTTCGATCCCTCGATGTGGCTGCTCACGCGCATCCTGTTGCTGCGCGAGGCGCCGCGTGATTTGGCGGCGGCTTGCGAGCTTTACCGCGTGGGTCGGGTGTCGATGGGCGGGGATTGATGCGCGCTCAGGGTAGATGCCC
The Chromobacterium sp. IIBBL 290-4 DNA segment above includes these coding regions:
- a CDS encoding DUF4865 family protein, coding for MLTMQYRIALPADYPMSAIETRIAERGHLTDGLPGLAFKAYLYAIKGEAGAVSNAYAPFYLWRAAEGMRDFLSGPGFAALSESFGRPVVQSALVWLAKWKDDAAQARHAVIERLPLPAETSLAARRAAEADWGQTQLLDSNTLAAASAFDPSMWLLTRILLLREAPRDLAAACELYRVGRVSMGGD